One segment of Calditrichota bacterium DNA contains the following:
- a CDS encoding FAD-binding oxidoreductase, with protein MMSDRVSLTIIGAGVVGCAIAYKLSSKFEDI; from the coding sequence ATGATGTCTGATCGCGTTTCTTTGACAATCATTGGCGCCGGAGTAGTCGGCTGTGCCATCGCTTACAAATTATCTTCCAAATTTGAAGACATAG